A window of the Lactuca sativa cultivar Salinas chromosome 7, Lsat_Salinas_v11, whole genome shotgun sequence genome harbors these coding sequences:
- the LOC111903665 gene encoding glyoxylase I 4, whose protein sequence is MTKHIVNGGKEIIEEEEKALIASSSSLKQMPFLSLNHVSFICKSVRRSVKFYSDVLGFVLIRRPSSFDFEGAWLFSNGIGIHLLEVERTPTKTGVINPKDNHISFQCTDMDLIIKKLERMGIKYVTAVVKEGGVEVNQLFFHDPDGYMIEICNCHVLPVLPITSCPIKKLPAAPQIDNGGSSFYENMSSENYYCGEDEVLMMDNFLVDMMGISF, encoded by the exons ATGACGAAACATATTGTTAATGGCGGAAAAGAGATAATAGAGGAGGAAGAGAAGGCATTAATcgcttcatcatcttcactgAAGCAGATGCCTTTCTTATCACTCAATCACGTCTCCTTTATCTGCAAATCTGTTCGTAGATCCGTCAAGTTTTACAGCGATGTTCTGGGATTCGTTCTTATCAGACGTCCTTCCTCCTTCGACTTCGAAGGCGCTTG GTTGTTCAGCAATGGGATTGGAATACATTTGTTAGAAGTTGAGAGGACTCCAACAAAAACAGGAGTTATCAATCCAAAAGACAACCACATTTCGTTTCAGTGTACAGATATGGATCTCATAATCAAGAAACTTGAACGAATGGGTATCAAGTATGTGACAGCGGTAGTGAAAGAAGGTGGTGTGGAGGTGAACCAGTTATTCTTCCATGATCCAGATGGTTACATGATTGAAATCTGCAATTGCCATGTTCTTCCTGTGCTTCCGATCACCTCATGCCCTATCAAGAAGCTCCCAGCAGCTCCACAGATCGACAATGGCGGATCCTCCTTCTATG AGAATATGAGCTCCGAGAATTACTATTGTGGAGAAGATGAAGTGTTGATGATGGACAATTTTTTAGTAGACATGATGGGTATCTCCTTTTAA
- the LOC111903662 gene encoding uncharacterized protein LOC111903662, whose product MGESPDTMNDYMRMSERTARESLYTLSRGVIETFGDVYLRKPSLHDLHELYVAHEERHGFPGMIGSIDCTHWKWKNCPVAWKGQYASGHHGSPSLVLEVVASQDLWIWHAFFRVAGSNNDVNVLDQSPIFDDLLNGKAPDAPFTVNGHETNMDITLQMEYILSILNS is encoded by the coding sequence ATGGGGGAGTCACCCGACACCATGAACGACTATATGAGAATGTCCGAAAGAACCGCAAGGGAGAGTTTGTATACATTGTCAAGGGGTGTTATTGAAACATTTGGAGACGTGTATTTGCGGAAACCTTCGTTGCATGATTTGCACGAATTGTATGTGGCGCATGAAGAACGCCATGGGTTTCCCGGAATGATCGGAAGTATTGATTGCACACACTGGAAATGGAAAAATTGTCCGGTAGCATGGAAAGGGCAATACGCAAGTGGTCATCACGGATCACCTTCGTTGGTTTTAGAGGTTGTTGCTTCtcaagatttatggatttggcATGCATTTTTTAGGGTTGCGGGTTCCAACAACGATGTCAACGTTCTTGATCAGTCGCCAATATTCGATGATCTTTTGAATGGAAAGGCCCCGGATGCTCCTTTCACGGTGAATGGACACGAAACAAATATGGATATTACCTTACAAATGGAATATATCCTCAGTATTCTAAATTCGTGA